The Methanomassiliicoccales archaeon genome has a segment encoding these proteins:
- a CDS encoding formate--phosphoribosylaminoimidazolecarboxamide ligase family protein, which translates to MIDRQSILANLERYDPKKIKIGVLASHSALDVCDGAVEEGFRTLAVCQEGRDAAYTKYFKAYREKNGKLRRGMIDEALMLTKFKEATTPKVTERLLKENVLFVPNRSFTSYCGIDAVENDFKVPLVGSRNLLRCEDRGGEKDYYWLLEQASMPSPRKVKRPEDISALTIVKLHHKQKKLERGFFTASTPEEYREKAGKLIKDGVIDQESLAEARMEEYIIGPVFNLDFFYSPLEEKGSRIELLGIDWRFESSLDGFVRLPAAQQLALNDAQSIPEYTVCGHNSSTMRESLLDGAFELAEKFVKVAEKHFHPGMIGPFCLQTCVDKDLHFFIYDVAPRIGGGTNVHMSVGHPYGNSLWRRSMSTGRRLAMEVRRAVDEQRIEEIVT; encoded by the coding sequence ATGATAGACAGGCAGAGCATCCTGGCCAATTTGGAGAGATACGATCCCAAGAAGATTAAGATAGGCGTGCTGGCATCCCATTCCGCCCTGGACGTCTGCGACGGGGCGGTGGAAGAGGGCTTCCGTACCCTGGCCGTGTGCCAGGAGGGCCGGGACGCCGCCTACACCAAATACTTCAAGGCTTACCGCGAGAAGAACGGCAAGCTCCGCCGGGGCATGATCGACGAAGCCTTGATGTTGACCAAGTTCAAGGAGGCCACCACCCCCAAGGTCACCGAGCGCCTGCTCAAGGAGAACGTGCTTTTCGTACCCAACCGCTCCTTCACCTCCTACTGTGGCATCGACGCGGTGGAGAACGACTTCAAGGTCCCCCTGGTCGGCTCCCGCAACCTGCTCCGCTGCGAGGACCGCGGCGGGGAGAAGGACTATTACTGGCTGCTGGAACAGGCCAGCATGCCCTCGCCCCGCAAGGTGAAGCGGCCGGAGGACATCAGCGCCCTGACCATCGTCAAGCTGCATCATAAGCAGAAGAAGCTGGAGCGGGGCTTCTTCACCGCCTCCACCCCCGAGGAGTATCGAGAGAAGGCAGGGAAGCTGATCAAGGACGGTGTCATCGACCAGGAATCGCTGGCCGAGGCTCGCATGGAGGAATACATCATCGGCCCCGTCTTCAATCTGGACTTCTTCTACTCTCCCCTGGAGGAGAAGGGCAGCCGCATCGAGCTGCTTGGCATAGACTGGAGGTTCGAGTCGTCCCTGGACGGCTTCGTACGCCTGCCGGCGGCGCAGCAGCTGGCGCTAAATGATGCACAAAGCATTCCTGAGTACACCGTCTGCGGGCACAACTCCTCCACCATGAGAGAGTCCCTCCTGGACGGGGCGTTTGAGCTGGCCGAGAAGTTCGTGAAGGTGGCGGAAAAGCACTTCCATCCGGGCATGATCGGGCCGTTCTGCCTGCAGACCTGTGTGGACAAGGACCTGCACTTCTTCATATACGACGTCGCTCCGCGCATCGGCGGGGGCACCAACGTGCACATGTCCGTCGGTCACCCCTACGGCAACTCCCTATGGCGCCGGAGCATGAGCACCGGACGCCGACTGGCCATGGAGGTCAGGCGAGCGGTGGACGAGCAAAGGATTGAGGAGATCGTCACCTGA
- a CDS encoding magnesium transporter, protein MSGAVRTFFSNNKAVFTMGFIALLISSLGDISAGVTLGFMTDSLELLPGLMILIPPAIGMRGNIFGALGSRLGTSMHVGTFELSLRKGSILRQNMEASLILTMVISFLMGVLAKVVSVALGVESISLQQFIFISVFGGVLAGLVLIVVNIIVANVGFHRNWDIDNISAPVLTAAGDIVTLPMLFIAALLVTWTNHGGQLVINPMFYDIMMVIFLIITVYLIYDALYRRDEEAKRIFVQSAPVLLICTMLDLGAGLTIEDHLTHLVAFPALLVMIPLFLENSNALGGILTSRMSSLLHMGILEPKSVPGKASYENFVIIYIFALWVFTLTSVTAHFVSLAMGLASPGLLAMITLGLLAGLITVTVLNFLSYYVAVTTFMFSLDPDDHSIPVTSSAIDFIGALALMGMIVLLGLSV, encoded by the coding sequence ATGAGCGGGGCAGTGAGGACTTTTTTCAGCAACAATAAAGCGGTCTTCACCATGGGGTTCATAGCCCTGCTGATATCCTCGCTGGGCGACATATCGGCCGGGGTCACACTAGGTTTCATGACCGACAGCCTTGAGCTGCTTCCCGGGCTCATGATACTAATTCCACCGGCAATAGGCATGCGGGGTAACATATTCGGGGCGCTGGGAAGCCGGTTGGGAACCTCGATGCACGTGGGCACGTTCGAGCTATCCCTGCGCAAAGGGAGCATACTGCGGCAGAACATGGAGGCATCCCTGATCCTTACCATGGTCATCTCCTTCCTCATGGGCGTGCTGGCCAAGGTCGTCTCCGTCGCCCTCGGCGTGGAGAGCATCAGTCTGCAGCAGTTCATCTTCATCTCCGTGTTCGGGGGAGTGCTGGCCGGATTGGTACTTATAGTGGTCAACATCATCGTGGCCAACGTAGGCTTTCACCGCAACTGGGACATCGACAACATCAGCGCCCCCGTGCTGACGGCCGCCGGGGACATCGTAACGTTGCCCATGCTCTTCATCGCCGCCCTACTGGTAACTTGGACGAATCATGGCGGGCAACTGGTCATCAACCCCATGTTCTACGACATCATGATGGTGATCTTCCTAATCATCACTGTCTACCTGATCTACGACGCCCTGTACCGGAGGGACGAGGAGGCCAAGCGCATCTTCGTGCAGAGCGCCCCTGTGCTTTTAATATGCACCATGCTCGACCTGGGTGCCGGTCTCACCATTGAGGACCATTTGACCCATCTGGTGGCCTTCCCGGCCTTGTTGGTCATGATACCGCTGTTCCTGGAGAACAGCAACGCCCTGGGTGGGATATTGACGTCCCGCATGTCCTCCCTGTTGCATATGGGTATACTGGAACCGAAGAGCGTCCCTGGAAAGGCCAGCTACGAGAACTTTGTCATCATCTACATATTCGCCCTCTGGGTGTTCACCCTGACCAGTGTAACCGCTCACTTCGTATCGTTGGCCATGGGGCTGGCCTCGCCCGGTCTCTTGGCCATGATCACTCTGGGCCTTTTGGCCGGGCTGATAACCGTCACCGTGCTGAACTTCCTATCATATTACGTGGCGGTGACCACCTTCATGTTCTCCCTGGATCCGGACGACCACAGCATCCCGGTGACCTCCTCGGCCATCGATTTCATCGGGGCCCTGGCCCTCATGGGCATGATCGTCCTGCTCGGCCTCTCGGTCTGA